In one window of Mobiluncus massiliensis DNA:
- a CDS encoding ABC transporter permease, whose translation MSNTNSRFGSSFMQKMRLNALDPHVSRLLFTLVGLVIIFLIIRPESAGRMGTWVSMGVQFPEFGIMALGVMVTMVTGGIDLSIVGIANLSGILAALTLRALTDGGQSPAVTVIVAVLVSLIVGLLAGFFNGLLVAWIRIPAILATLGTLELFTGMGIMITGGKALSGLPPVYGEVFGIRFGGVLPLQLVLFVLVAVAVGLLMHRNSFGTKLFMMGTNPTAAKFSGLRLARLLVVTYTISGLCGSIAGLVMLANYNSAKPDYGLSYTLLTVLIVVLGGVNPNGGKGNIWGVILAILILQVLASGLNTFPSISNFYRLFIFGAVLLLVIWSGEKSFFKFKKKETQPK comes from the coding sequence ATGTCGAATACAAACAGCCGTTTCGGTTCTTCTTTTATGCAAAAAATGCGCCTAAACGCACTAGATCCTCATGTGTCCAGATTGTTGTTTACCCTTGTAGGCCTGGTCATCATATTTTTGATTATTCGTCCTGAATCCGCCGGACGCATGGGAACCTGGGTTTCTATGGGGGTGCAGTTCCCCGAATTCGGCATAATGGCCCTTGGTGTAATGGTCACTATGGTCACCGGAGGCATTGATTTATCTATTGTCGGCATTGCCAATCTGAGCGGTATACTGGCGGCTTTGACATTGCGTGCCTTGACTGATGGCGGCCAGAGTCCTGCGGTAACCGTTATCGTTGCCGTGCTGGTTTCTTTGATAGTTGGACTTCTGGCGGGGTTTTTTAATGGACTTCTGGTTGCTTGGATAAGGATTCCTGCGATTCTTGCCACTCTTGGCACTTTGGAGTTGTTTACCGGTATGGGAATTATGATTACCGGTGGCAAAGCTCTCAGTGGACTTCCTCCCGTATACGGTGAGGTTTTTGGCATTCGATTTGGTGGAGTTCTTCCCTTACAGCTCGTCTTGTTTGTGCTTGTGGCTGTGGCTGTAGGCTTGCTCATGCACCGCAATTCCTTTGGCACTAAGCTGTTCATGATGGGAACCAATCCAACGGCAGCAAAATTTAGTGGTCTTCGATTGGCTCGCCTTTTAGTAGTTACCTACACCATATCCGGACTCTGTGGCTCTATTGCAGGTCTTGTAATGCTGGCAAACTACAACTCAGCAAAACCCGATTACGGCCTGAGCTATACCTTGTTGACAGTGCTAATTGTTGTGCTTGGCGGTGTGAATCCCAATGGTGGTAAAGGGAATATCTGGGGTGTAATTTTAGCTATTCTCATATTGCAGGTGCTCGCCTCCGGTCTCAATACATTCCCTTCGATAAGCAACTTCTATCGACTTTTCATTTTCGGTGCGGTGTTACTGCTCGTAATCTGGAGTGGAGAGAAGTCCTTCTTTAAATTCAAGAAAAAGGAGACACAGCCAAAATGA
- a CDS encoding sugar ABC transporter ATP-binding protein, protein MNDIVLAVHGVTKEFSGVKALDDVNLEIHAGEIHCLAGENGSGKSTLIKVISGVHKPESGEIVVGNQTFRSLSPSEAINAGVQVIYQDFSVFPNLTVMENLALTSEVAKKRKIVSWKRFQKIAQEAVSKIDFQVDLDARLGDLPVADKQLVAISRALLQDAKVLIMDEPTTALTNREVEALFRVIRSLQERGIAILFVSHKLDEVFEISERFTILRNGKVVVTADPSDLDRQKFANYMTGHFVDEARFEQPEELGEELLRVEGLGLEGAFSDINLSLRRGEVLGITGILGSGRTELALSLFGVFPATSGKIKILGKPARIGSITEAMQHKIAYVPEDRLTEGLMLERSISDNVVISTIDDLTRSGWINSKKRKDAVNDSVSKLSIATSNPDFAVNTLSGGNQQRVVLAKWLRTKPDILILNGPTVGVDIGSKHEIHSILLDLANQGMGVIVISDDIPELMQISRRILLLRDGKITGEVDPASTTEEEASNLVTGKASKEER, encoded by the coding sequence ATGAACGACATTGTCCTGGCAGTACATGGAGTCACTAAAGAGTTTTCGGGGGTTAAGGCCCTTGACGACGTCAATCTCGAGATTCATGCTGGCGAAATTCACTGTTTGGCTGGAGAAAATGGGTCTGGCAAGTCAACATTAATCAAAGTTATTTCTGGTGTTCACAAACCGGAAAGCGGTGAGATTGTTGTCGGAAATCAGACATTCCGTTCCCTGAGTCCCTCTGAAGCTATCAATGCTGGGGTGCAGGTTATCTATCAGGACTTTTCGGTATTCCCGAACCTTACGGTTATGGAAAATCTTGCGCTCACTAGTGAAGTTGCAAAAAAACGCAAGATAGTGAGTTGGAAGAGATTCCAAAAAATCGCTCAAGAGGCAGTGTCTAAGATTGACTTCCAAGTCGACTTGGACGCTCGACTTGGAGATCTTCCAGTTGCTGACAAGCAGCTAGTTGCAATCAGCCGTGCGCTCCTGCAGGATGCGAAAGTGCTCATTATGGACGAGCCCACAACCGCACTGACCAATCGTGAGGTGGAGGCTCTATTTCGAGTAATTCGTAGTCTGCAGGAGCGCGGCATTGCAATTCTTTTCGTCAGCCACAAGCTTGACGAAGTATTCGAAATCAGTGAACGTTTCACAATCCTTCGTAACGGAAAGGTAGTCGTTACAGCTGATCCTTCCGATCTTGACAGACAAAAGTTCGCAAACTATATGACTGGTCACTTTGTGGATGAGGCTCGATTTGAACAGCCTGAGGAGTTAGGCGAAGAGCTGCTCCGTGTGGAAGGATTGGGACTCGAAGGCGCCTTCAGCGATATTAACCTTTCACTTCGTAGGGGAGAGGTGCTGGGTATCACAGGCATTCTTGGTTCAGGACGAACAGAACTGGCACTTTCGCTATTTGGAGTGTTTCCTGCAACATCAGGAAAGATTAAAATCCTTGGAAAGCCAGCACGAATTGGTTCAATTACCGAGGCGATGCAGCACAAGATTGCATATGTCCCTGAGGACCGACTTACCGAAGGGTTGATGCTGGAACGTTCTATTTCGGACAACGTGGTGATTTCCACAATCGATGATTTAACCCGTTCGGGATGGATAAATTCAAAAAAACGCAAGGACGCAGTGAACGACTCAGTTTCTAAGCTGAGTATAGCGACTAGCAATCCCGATTTTGCTGTTAATACGCTTTCGGGTGGTAACCAGCAACGTGTTGTGCTGGCAAAATGGCTTCGCACCAAACCAGATATTCTTATACTTAACGGACCGACGGTCGGCGTAGACATTGGCTCGAAACATGAAATTCACTCAATTCTTCTTGATCTTGCGAATCAGGGCATGGGGGTTATCGTAATCTCAGACGATATTCCCGAGTTGATGCAGATATCTAGGCGAATTTTGCTTTTACGCGATGGAAAGATAACCGGTGAGGTAGATCCCGCATCCACAACTGAAGAGGAAGCGTCTAATCTCGTCACAGGTAAAGCTTCAAAGGAGGAAAGATGA
- a CDS encoding ABC transporter permease, whose amino-acid sequence MKMDESAVVVADTKPADSLGEKRHDFRFFLTKVLHANEFYLFLVLLGISLLIQARSGQFFTLNNLVDLGNAMVVPGLFAIGAHMVLVSGGIDVSFPALAALSVYSVMRFLVDIDYRGPFLIALLAMVLAGALLGALNGLFTSQLTVPTLIITLGTMNVFSGIMQGALGAVQISRLPEPIDKFGRAVLIRVENVQQGTQSVLPMTFLFFLLVLVVIGFLMKFTLFGRALYAMGGDEQAAIRAGFRVKWIKFWLYVIVGMIAAIAGLMSVSVTHQMNPTDLLGTEMMVIAAVVLGGTSITGGKGSLIGVVMGTMMIAIIQTNMIMAGIPTTGKRFVLGLMIIIGTGISAVQLMRSRKRQRLTAE is encoded by the coding sequence ATGAAAATGGATGAAAGCGCTGTTGTCGTGGCAGACACTAAGCCTGCAGATTCCTTAGGTGAGAAACGCCATGATTTCAGATTTTTCCTCACCAAAGTGCTGCATGCAAACGAGTTTTATCTTTTCCTTGTTTTGCTTGGAATCAGCCTACTTATCCAGGCTCGTAGTGGACAGTTCTTCACGCTTAACAATCTAGTTGACTTGGGGAATGCCATGGTAGTCCCAGGTCTTTTTGCAATCGGCGCTCACATGGTTCTGGTTTCTGGTGGAATTGATGTGTCTTTCCCCGCCTTGGCCGCTCTCTCGGTTTATTCTGTGATGCGCTTTCTTGTTGATATCGACTATAGGGGGCCCTTCCTTATAGCACTTCTAGCGATGGTTCTTGCGGGTGCTTTGCTGGGGGCTTTGAACGGTTTGTTTACTTCTCAACTGACCGTTCCCACTCTCATCATTACTTTGGGGACTATGAATGTTTTTTCTGGAATCATGCAGGGGGCTCTTGGCGCCGTTCAAATCAGCCGTCTTCCAGAACCCATTGATAAATTCGGTCGTGCGGTGCTTATTCGTGTTGAAAACGTTCAGCAGGGGACCCAATCTGTCCTGCCTATGACCTTCCTGTTTTTCCTGTTAGTCCTTGTAGTCATAGGTTTCCTAATGAAATTCACGTTATTTGGTCGTGCTCTGTATGCAATGGGTGGCGACGAACAGGCAGCCATTCGCGCAGGTTTCCGCGTGAAATGGATTAAATTCTGGCTCTATGTGATTGTGGGAATGATTGCTGCTATAGCAGGCCTGATGTCGGTGAGCGTGACGCACCAGATGAACCCGACAGACCTTCTCGGCACCGAGATGATGGTAATCGCGGCCGTGGTTTTGGGAGGAACTTCTATTACCGGTGGAAAGGGCTCCCTAATCGGAGTGGTTATGGGCACCATGATGATTGCCATTATCCAAACAAACATGATTATGGCTGGTATTCCTACAACTGGAAAGCGTTTCGTTTTGGGCTTGATGATTATCATTGGCACCGGCATCTCCGCTGTTCAGTTGATGAGAAGTCGCAAACGCCAACGATTGACAGCTGAGTAA
- a CDS encoding RpiB/LacA/LacB family sugar-phosphate isomerase, whose translation MIKTVSEKKVVLGADSAGFQLKEEVKQYLIGEGWDVTDITPFQDDSFMYHRVGFALGAKIAEGEFEKALAFDGSGMGIHVAASKIPHVHAAVAESVPAARRAAAANGCNLLAMGSFWIGPNLGRAMAEAFLESSIGDGYENWEGFLEYHLIGFKECEEFDYEEYKANGFQVVNPEEHELGSEPDGIPY comes from the coding sequence ATGATTAAGACAGTTTCGGAAAAAAAGGTTGTATTAGGTGCAGATTCTGCCGGCTTCCAGCTAAAGGAGGAAGTGAAGCAATACCTGATTGGAGAGGGCTGGGACGTAACTGATATCACCCCATTCCAAGATGACAGTTTTATGTACCACCGTGTGGGTTTTGCTTTGGGAGCCAAGATTGCTGAAGGAGAGTTTGAAAAAGCTTTAGCGTTTGACGGTTCTGGTATGGGAATACATGTGGCTGCTAGTAAGATTCCGCATGTGCATGCTGCAGTAGCTGAATCCGTTCCTGCGGCTCGTCGAGCCGCGGCAGCTAACGGATGCAATCTTCTGGCCATGGGAAGTTTCTGGATTGGTCCGAATCTGGGCAGGGCAATGGCCGAAGCTTTCTTGGAGAGTAGCATAGGCGACGGATACGAAAACTGGGAAGGCTTTCTGGAGTACCACTTGATTGGCTTCAAAGAGTGCGAGGAATTTGATTATGAAGAATACAAAGCTAATGGATTCCAGGTCGTGAATCCGGAGGAACATGAGCTAGGCTCAGAGCCAGACGGGATTCCTTATTAG
- a CDS encoding FGGY-family carbohydrate kinase, giving the protein MPNVLAIDMGSSSIRAYLGNWDNRKQILQLSEVYRRNIEVNSAPDGTLTWPVSVFVKIVLDSARAAADVLGGPPDSVGVDGWGVDFVRINSEGLYEEYPRAYRDKSGHIGQMYLDQKISQIDQYRLTGVLPQNINSVNRLFQTSSNKKSSCTSIMFLQDMIARVLATKEIPGWDDPVECAPWASLGVASTSALVDVNRWDWNDKMISAAGIQRQILPSLRGEPSLVAQRGTTKICLSGSHDTACAAYAIAPEVGDIFVSCGSWAVVGAITAYPVTTDKAYDAGVTNEMATGGANRAELNQTGLWLVQECRRQWEKEGLDISYGYLDRIMQEAQSIGIVIDTSDPELSTPGNMPQKIREILKCDYGVNDCNNGQLLRLIDESLAVSIANSVRILRDITDSKGTVRITGGGAKDDFLMQQIANILWQEIRSANCEASIIGNIFAQLHLLGIPKGATRAWFENAYFSTSIKPNAK; this is encoded by the coding sequence ATGCCAAATGTGCTAGCGATTGATATGGGCTCCTCGTCAATTCGGGCTTATTTGGGGAATTGGGACAACCGGAAACAAATTCTTCAGCTGAGTGAAGTCTACCGGAGAAACATAGAGGTTAATTCTGCTCCCGATGGCACCTTGACCTGGCCAGTTTCTGTTTTTGTGAAAATCGTTCTGGATAGCGCTAGAGCTGCGGCAGATGTTTTGGGTGGGCCGCCAGATTCAGTTGGAGTTGATGGTTGGGGCGTGGACTTTGTAAGAATCAACTCAGAGGGATTGTATGAAGAATACCCTCGTGCGTATCGAGATAAAAGCGGACATATTGGGCAAATGTACCTTGATCAAAAAATCTCTCAGATTGACCAATATCGACTCACGGGCGTTTTGCCCCAAAACATTAACTCGGTAAATCGGTTATTCCAAACTTCAAGTAACAAAAAAAGTAGCTGTACTTCGATTATGTTCCTTCAAGATATGATTGCTCGAGTTCTGGCTACTAAGGAAATCCCGGGATGGGATGACCCTGTGGAGTGTGCTCCATGGGCTTCTTTGGGGGTTGCATCGACTTCCGCTTTAGTCGATGTAAATCGATGGGACTGGAACGACAAGATGATTTCAGCGGCTGGAATTCAGCGTCAGATTCTTCCCTCTTTGCGTGGTGAACCATCTCTGGTAGCGCAGCGAGGCACAACGAAGATTTGTTTGAGCGGATCTCACGATACAGCGTGCGCCGCTTATGCTATTGCTCCTGAAGTGGGAGACATCTTTGTATCTTGCGGATCGTGGGCAGTCGTAGGGGCAATCACTGCCTATCCGGTTACCACTGACAAAGCTTACGACGCTGGAGTGACCAATGAAATGGCCACTGGTGGAGCAAATCGAGCTGAGTTGAATCAGACCGGATTGTGGCTGGTGCAAGAGTGCCGTCGCCAGTGGGAAAAAGAAGGACTCGACATTTCCTATGGTTACCTGGATCGGATCATGCAGGAAGCCCAATCTATTGGAATTGTGATTGACACCTCAGACCCGGAGCTTTCCACACCGGGCAATATGCCGCAAAAAATCCGTGAAATTTTAAAATGTGATTACGGAGTGAATGATTGTAATAATGGGCAGTTGCTGCGTTTAATAGATGAATCCCTGGCCGTCTCAATCGCAAATTCGGTAAGGATACTTAGGGATATCACGGACAGCAAAGGAACCGTAAGGATTACAGGTGGAGGTGCAAAAGATGACTTCTTGATGCAGCAGATTGCGAACATTCTGTGGCAAGAAATACGCTCAGCAAATTGTGAGGCATCTATCATTGGTAATATCTTTGCCCAGTTGCATTTGCTTGGAATTCCCAAGGGTGCGACAAGAGCTTGGTTTGAAAATGCTTATTTCAGTACTTCGATAAAGCCTAATGCGAAATAG